A single window of Streptomyces aquilus DNA harbors:
- a CDS encoding quaternary amine ABC transporter ATP-binding protein gives MSDAVLAETPVFSVNGLWKVFGPKADRIPADPELTALDPADLRARTGCTAAVRDVSFDVRKGEVFVVMGLSGSGKSTLVRCLTRLIEPTAGTIAIDGEDVRAMDKPRLRELRRHRAAMVFQHFGLLPHRTVLDNVAYGLEIQGMGKAERRARAAEVVAKVGLDGMEQRRPSQLSGGQRQRVGLARALAVDPEVLLFDEPFSALDPLIRRDMQEEVVRLHREEGRTMVFITHDLSEALKLGDRIALMRDGKVVQLGTPEEIVGSPADDYVREFVRDVPREQVLTVRTAMRTPSDGDAVTGPAVAPDATVSEAIEAVARSGEPARVVDEGRCVGVVDADGLLGVVAGTAKEAV, from the coding sequence ATGAGTGATGCTGTTCTCGCCGAGACCCCTGTCTTCTCTGTGAACGGGCTCTGGAAGGTCTTCGGTCCGAAGGCCGACCGGATCCCCGCCGATCCCGAACTCACCGCCCTCGACCCCGCCGACCTGCGCGCCCGCACCGGCTGCACCGCCGCCGTCCGGGACGTCTCCTTCGACGTCCGCAAGGGCGAGGTCTTCGTGGTGATGGGACTGTCCGGCTCGGGCAAGTCCACGCTGGTGCGCTGTCTGACCCGGCTCATCGAGCCGACGGCCGGCACCATCGCCATCGACGGCGAGGACGTCCGCGCCATGGACAAGCCCCGGCTGCGGGAACTGCGCCGCCACCGCGCCGCCATGGTCTTCCAGCACTTCGGCCTCCTCCCGCACCGCACGGTCCTCGACAACGTCGCCTACGGCCTGGAGATCCAGGGCATGGGCAAGGCCGAACGCCGGGCACGCGCGGCCGAGGTCGTCGCCAAGGTCGGCCTGGACGGCATGGAACAGCGCAGGCCCAGCCAGCTCTCCGGCGGCCAGCGCCAACGCGTGGGCCTCGCACGGGCGTTGGCGGTGGACCCGGAGGTCCTCCTCTTCGACGAGCCCTTCAGCGCGCTCGACCCGCTGATCCGCCGGGACATGCAGGAGGAGGTCGTCCGCCTGCACCGCGAGGAGGGCCGCACGATGGTCTTCATCACGCACGACCTGAGCGAGGCCCTGAAGCTGGGCGACCGCATCGCCCTGATGCGCGACGGCAAGGTGGTCCAACTGGGCACCCCGGAGGAGATCGTGGGCTCCCCGGCCGACGACTACGTCCGCGAGTTCGTCCGCGACGTACCGCGCGAGCAGGTCCTGACGGTCCGGACGGCGATGCGGACGCCCTCGGACGGGGACGCGGTCACCGGCCCGGCGGTGGCGCCGGACGCCACGGTCTCGGAGGCCATCGAGGCCGTGGCCCGCTCGGGCGAGCCGGCACGGGTCGTGGACGAGGGGCGGTGCGTCGGGGTGGTGGACGCCGACGGGCTGCTCGGGGTGGTGGCCGGCACGGCCAAGGAGGCGGTCTGA